In Acidobacteriota bacterium, the following proteins share a genomic window:
- a CDS encoding sigma-54-dependent Fis family transcriptional regulator: MPRQDKILVVDDDASEREGLAELLRVWGYEADVAIDGQQALNQAAAFNPSVIISDLRMPGMSGMDVLRQMRELRPDVTFIMLTAQGTIEEAVEATKLGAFNFLEKPVDPKRLQVELRNCLARRDSELQLEIAHRRLREAGILGQLVGRSKKMQEVMSIIATVAPSRASILITGESGTGKELAARTIHELSPRKSKPFVAVNCAAIPESLMESEIFGHEKGAFTGAVERRMGCFELADGGTLLLDEIGEMPAQTQAKLLRVLEDSKLRRLGSKNETSVDVRVLAATNKVPAEAVSKGELRNDLYFRLNVVQITMPPLREHLGDLEPLTHALIEDLNRKHHTSVKALDSGVLDSFRRHSWPGNIRELRNTLERMMVLSQGEILQSKDLPADFGKASATAMGDDLHLRPGMTVGEAERRLIFETLAFTSNNKTRAAEMLGISLKTLHNKLKEYEAEPQS; encoded by the coding sequence GTGCCACGACAAGACAAGATACTCGTGGTTGACGACGACGCCAGCGAGAGAGAAGGCTTGGCGGAGCTGTTAAGAGTGTGGGGCTACGAAGCCGACGTTGCTATCGACGGCCAGCAAGCCCTTAATCAGGCCGCTGCGTTTAATCCCAGCGTTATTATTTCGGACCTTCGCATGCCCGGAATGAGCGGCATGGATGTCCTGCGCCAAATGCGTGAATTGCGCCCTGATGTGACCTTTATTATGCTGACCGCCCAGGGCACTATCGAAGAGGCCGTGGAGGCCACCAAGCTGGGGGCCTTCAACTTTCTGGAAAAGCCTGTTGACCCTAAGCGCTTGCAAGTTGAACTCCGCAATTGTCTGGCGCGCCGCGATAGTGAGCTGCAGCTTGAAATCGCCCATCGGCGGCTTCGTGAAGCCGGCATCCTAGGGCAACTGGTGGGACGATCGAAGAAGATGCAGGAGGTCATGTCCATCATCGCCACCGTGGCGCCCTCGCGCGCCAGTATTTTGATAACAGGTGAAAGCGGAACCGGAAAAGAATTGGCAGCCCGGACCATCCACGAGTTGAGCCCCCGAAAGAGTAAGCCGTTCGTGGCTGTTAATTGTGCCGCGATTCCCGAAAGCCTGATGGAGAGTGAAATCTTCGGCCACGAGAAGGGTGCTTTTACCGGAGCCGTGGAGAGACGCATGGGCTGTTTTGAACTGGCCGACGGGGGCACTCTACTGCTGGATGAAATTGGCGAAATGCCGGCGCAGACACAGGCCAAGCTTTTGCGTGTTCTCGAAGACTCCAAGCTCCGGCGCCTGGGCAGCAAAAACGAGACCTCTGTTGATGTTCGGGTGCTTGCCGCAACGAATAAAGTTCCCGCTGAGGCCGTTTCGAAAGGGGAACTGAGAAACGACCTCTACTTTCGGCTCAATGTCGTTCAGATTACCATGCCGCCGCTTCGCGAGCATCTGGGTGACCTGGAACCTTTGACCCATGCGCTTATCGAAGACCTGAATCGCAAACACCATACTTCGGTCAAAGCATTGGATAGTGGTGTTTTGGACTCGTTCCGTCGCCATTCATGGCCTGGCAACATTCGTGAACTCCGCAATACGCTGGAACGCATGATGGTCTTAAGCCAGGGAGAGATTCTGCAAAGCAAGGATCTCCCTGCTGATTTTGGAAAGGCTTCAGCGACCGCTATGGGGGATGATCTCCATCTTCGTCCGGGGATGACGGTTGGGGAGGCGGAACGGCGGCTGATTTTTGAAACGCTGGCTTTTACCAGTAACAACAAGACACGTGCGGCTGAAATGCTCGGTATCAGTTTAAAGACTCTTCATAATAAGTTGAAGGAATATGAGGCTGAGCCTCAAAGCTAA
- a CDS encoding HAMP domain-containing sensor histidine kinase, translating to MRLSLKAKLTALIGLLVLVVVLAISALYLFILTHEALSAVGRRGSFVADEVYHQTQTVLAQSYLPAGVQPTDTQAVLQFVRTRLAEDPNLNSTIESAVGYSPTIYYVAITDPKGIILVHNDPTQIGNQFTPAPPFEQLLNSGVLQQLQVIYGPQQIYEVVHSSRVGDRPLDVRVGVSTLFVASELTPELHRALLLAVLALVLATLSASLLSYGILRPLKTISRSVERMARGENPEQLMVNRKDEWGILSSKLNLLGEQIRGEKTAFTQLKENLDQLFSNLADGLMLFDKQDQLVLATPAVERFLGENPKLLLHRTATDIFWSDHPMDRVLREAFMVRQTVTWESQNENDGDDNETPRISASVQFAETEGEPVGALVTVRDAGTRAQLEDQIAVATRLAALGRITSGVAHEVKNPLNAMVLQLEILKAKLAENSAAVKPQLDTLSSEIRRLDRVVKTFLDFTRPVELRLSETDLEQMVEEVFTLAEPQARQNHVRLKIEKDGPVPRLKVDRDLFKQALLNLVLNGCQAMPSGGILKIRPRKSERRVELEIEDQGVGIPPDVQPRIFSLFFTTKPGGSGVGLAMAYRIIQLHNGSIGFSSKPNHGTVFRIALPA from the coding sequence ATGAGGCTGAGCCTCAAAGCTAAACTGACGGCACTGATCGGTCTGCTAGTGCTGGTCGTGGTGCTGGCTATTTCCGCCCTCTACCTTTTTATCCTCACACATGAAGCCCTTTCTGCTGTGGGGCGAAGGGGATCATTTGTGGCGGATGAAGTTTATCATCAGACGCAGACCGTCCTGGCACAGAGTTATCTCCCAGCTGGGGTCCAGCCAACCGATACTCAGGCCGTGCTTCAGTTCGTTCGAACCCGGCTGGCAGAAGACCCGAACCTCAATTCCACCATCGAATCCGCCGTGGGCTATTCTCCGACCATATATTACGTGGCGATAACAGATCCAAAGGGGATTATACTTGTTCACAATGACCCGACTCAGATCGGCAACCAATTCACCCCAGCTCCACCATTCGAGCAACTCCTGAACTCGGGCGTATTGCAGCAGCTCCAGGTTATCTATGGACCGCAGCAAATATATGAAGTTGTCCACTCCAGCAGGGTAGGTGACCGCCCACTCGACGTTCGCGTGGGTGTCTCAACGCTGTTTGTCGCCAGCGAGTTGACGCCTGAATTGCATCGGGCGCTGCTACTTGCCGTTCTGGCACTGGTCCTGGCGACGCTTTCCGCGAGCTTGCTTTCTTATGGCATACTTCGTCCTCTCAAGACGATCTCGCGCAGCGTTGAGCGGATGGCGCGTGGAGAAAATCCCGAGCAGTTGATGGTGAATCGTAAAGACGAATGGGGCATTCTTTCCTCCAAGTTAAATCTGCTGGGCGAGCAGATCCGGGGCGAGAAAACCGCCTTCACCCAGCTTAAGGAAAATCTAGACCAGCTCTTTTCCAATCTTGCGGACGGCCTGATGCTTTTTGACAAACAGGACCAGTTGGTGCTTGCCACTCCAGCGGTAGAGCGGTTCCTGGGCGAGAACCCGAAGTTGCTGCTACACCGCACTGCAACAGACATTTTCTGGAGTGACCATCCGATGGACCGTGTGCTACGCGAGGCGTTTATGGTGCGTCAGACTGTTACTTGGGAATCACAGAATGAAAACGATGGCGATGACAATGAAACCCCTCGCATCTCCGCCAGTGTGCAGTTTGCCGAGACGGAAGGAGAACCGGTGGGCGCTCTGGTAACGGTGCGGGATGCCGGCACACGCGCACAATTGGAGGACCAGATCGCAGTGGCAACGAGACTGGCGGCCCTCGGCCGGATTACTTCCGGAGTTGCGCACGAAGTCAAGAATCCTTTGAACGCAATGGTTCTGCAACTGGAAATCCTGAAGGCAAAACTTGCCGAGAATAGCGCTGCCGTTAAGCCCCAGCTTGACACACTTTCTTCAGAGATCCGGCGGCTTGATCGTGTTGTGAAGACCTTCCTCGATTTTACACGGCCGGTGGAGTTGCGATTGAGCGAGACAGACCTGGAGCAGATGGTCGAAGAAGTCTTCACTCTCGCTGAACCGCAGGCCCGGCAGAACCATGTGCGCCTGAAGATTGAGAAGGACGGTCCTGTCCCCAGGTTAAAGGTCGACCGTGATCTCTTTAAGCAGGCCCTCCTGAACCTGGTGCTGAACGGGTGCCAAGCCATGCCTTCCGGAGGAATTCTGAAAATCAGACCACGGAAATCGGAACGCCGAGTGGAACTTGAAATCGAGGACCAGGGCGTGGGCATTCCCCCTGATGTGCAGCCCAGGATATTCTCACTCTTCTTTACGACCAAGCCCGGCGGTTCAGGTGTGGGCCTGGCCATGGCATATCGAATTATCCAGTTGCACAATGGTTCCATCGGTTTCTCAAGCAAACCGAACCATGGGACAGTCTTTCGAATTGCCCTCCCTGCTTAG
- a CDS encoding HNH endonuclease yields MERTESDVIRLLNLGSRGGAMPLKQLQKFFAGPAPHLSREDAMKVFSRDQFQCQYCGLDGLHQFTNWMVLTVDHVHPHYHGGPRKMENLVTCCQPCNVIKGKRLFKSFDDAKAFVVKKRKEWEHLYTQQAKTAEKSVASHHSA; encoded by the coding sequence ATGGAGCGTACGGAAAGCGATGTCATTCGCCTACTAAACTTGGGTTCGAGAGGAGGAGCCATGCCCCTGAAACAGCTCCAGAAGTTTTTCGCCGGGCCCGCGCCACACCTGTCGCGGGAAGACGCCATGAAGGTGTTCAGTCGTGATCAATTTCAATGCCAGTATTGCGGACTGGATGGCTTGCACCAGTTCACAAACTGGATGGTCCTCACCGTTGACCACGTTCACCCCCACTACCATGGCGGGCCACGAAAGATGGAGAACCTCGTGACCTGCTGTCAGCCCTGCAATGTGATCAAGGGGAAACGCCTCTTCAAATCGTTCGATGATGCCAAAGCCTTTGTCGTGAAGAAGCGAAAGGAATGGGAGCATCTTTATACGCAGCAGGCCAAGACGGCTGAGAAAAGCGTTGCGAGCCACCATTCTGCCTGA
- the asnB gene encoding asparagine synthase (glutamine-hydrolyzing) produces the protein MCGICGIHNLFLRPIEDPELVDRMSARLRHRGPDSQGKFELPHLALAIRRLSIIDLKTGDQPLSNETGEINLVFNGEIYNYRELRKGLLERAHHFKTQSDGEVIAHLYEELGTKFVRELNGMFAIALWDNRAKRLILARDRAGEKPLYYWESDGTLVFGSEIKALLEHLAIRREIDREALSQYFFYGYFPSPRSVYEDIKKLPAAHIMVIENQQMHIECYWKIQTYLRTPEAGKMNREQEEKACEELREKLREAAISRLVSDVPLGVFLSGGIDSSTVVATMSELSPGNVNSFSVSFPERSFDEGEYAEFVARHFNTKHHVLTSDDKTMRGALLALMDHLDEPMADPAIIPTYLLSCFAREHIKVALSGEGSDELFGGYPTYLGARAAEYYLMLPGFLRRQVFDRVRELLPVSSDAVPKGLFLRRFLTHAEKDPAVRHHSWFGMFSADELEQLYTPQWTGPHSPVGVIFNPLSRVLEGTRFDDVLAEMLYLDFRMYLEDNLLVKVDRASMACSLELRTPFLDHRLIEFAAGLPTNLKVRGFKTKYILKKAVEKWLPQKIVYRQKRGFTVPVASWLRNELQPLVAETLEEGKLKRQGLFNSVFVQKLIREHSTAQADHRKALWTLLCFQLWYDRWNRRD, from the coding sequence ATGTGTGGCATTTGCGGTATTCATAACCTGTTTCTTCGACCGATCGAAGACCCTGAACTGGTCGATCGAATGTCGGCCAGGCTCAGACATCGGGGGCCGGACAGCCAGGGCAAATTCGAACTACCCCACCTGGCGCTCGCCATTCGACGGCTGAGTATTATCGACCTCAAGACCGGCGACCAGCCGTTGTCCAACGAGACCGGCGAGATCAATTTGGTTTTTAATGGAGAGATCTACAATTACCGCGAGCTTCGCAAGGGCCTTCTTGAACGCGCCCACCATTTCAAGACGCAATCCGACGGCGAGGTCATCGCCCATCTCTACGAGGAATTAGGAACAAAATTCGTCCGTGAGCTGAATGGCATGTTCGCCATCGCACTTTGGGACAACCGCGCAAAGCGGCTGATCCTGGCACGCGACCGGGCTGGTGAGAAGCCGCTCTATTACTGGGAGTCTGACGGCACGCTGGTGTTCGGATCAGAGATAAAAGCATTACTGGAACATTTGGCTATCCGCCGGGAAATCGACCGCGAGGCCCTCTCCCAATATTTCTTTTACGGCTACTTCCCGTCGCCCAGATCCGTATACGAAGACATCAAGAAGCTTCCTGCCGCGCACATAATGGTGATTGAAAATCAACAAATGCACATCGAGTGCTATTGGAAAATCCAGACTTATCTGCGTACACCCGAAGCCGGAAAGATGAATCGTGAGCAGGAAGAAAAAGCCTGTGAGGAACTTCGCGAAAAGTTGCGGGAGGCGGCGATCTCGCGCCTGGTCAGTGACGTTCCCCTGGGAGTGTTTCTGAGTGGCGGCATCGATTCCTCCACCGTGGTCGCTACAATGAGCGAGCTTTCGCCCGGAAACGTCAACAGCTTTTCAGTCTCATTCCCAGAACGCTCTTTTGACGAGGGAGAATACGCGGAGTTTGTGGCCAGGCATTTCAACACCAAGCACCACGTGCTGACGTCCGACGATAAAACCATGCGCGGCGCATTGCTAGCCCTGATGGATCACCTCGACGAACCGATGGCCGATCCTGCTATTATTCCAACCTATCTCCTGTCGTGCTTCGCACGCGAACACATCAAGGTCGCATTGAGCGGCGAAGGCAGTGATGAACTTTTTGGCGGCTACCCTACCTATCTGGGAGCCCGGGCGGCTGAATATTATTTGATGCTTCCGGGATTCCTTCGGCGGCAGGTCTTTGATCGGGTTCGGGAACTCCTGCCGGTTTCTTCAGACGCCGTGCCCAAGGGGCTGTTCCTCCGCCGGTTCCTGACACATGCCGAAAAGGATCCGGCGGTGCGCCATCATTCGTGGTTTGGCATGTTTTCAGCTGACGAACTGGAGCAGCTTTACACCCCCCAGTGGACTGGCCCGCATTCACCCGTCGGCGTTATTTTCAATCCCTTATCTCGGGTTTTGGAAGGCACTCGCTTTGACGACGTCCTGGCAGAAATGCTCTATCTCGATTTCCGAATGTATCTTGAAGATAATTTGCTGGTAAAAGTAGACCGTGCCAGCATGGCGTGCTCGCTGGAACTACGGACTCCCTTCCTGGACCATCGCCTGATCGAGTTTGCAGCCGGGTTGCCGACAAACCTGAAGGTGCGCGGCTTCAAGACCAAATACATATTGAAGAAGGCTGTCGAGAAGTGGCTGCCGCAGAAGATTGTTTACCGACAGAAACGTGGGTTCACTGTACCCGTCGCAAGCTGGCTTCGAAACGAACTCCAGCCACTGGTGGCTGAAACGCTGGAAGAAGGAAAGCTGAAACGCCAAGGGTTATTCAATAGCGTATTTGTCCAAAAGTTGATTCGCGAACATTCAACCGCCCAAGCCGACCACCGAAAAGCCCTATGGACGCTTCTCTGCTTCCAGCTCTGGTATGATCGCTGGAATAGGAGAGATTAG
- a CDS encoding glycosyltransferase family 39 protein → MNPLSGEILSNLCEAVPANTTGRKIPAVHFVVLMVVAACMFFVGIGRLALIEPDEGRNAEVAREMLARGDWITPHFNNFAYLDKPPVFFWAVASTFKVAGLSEASARFPSALAALLTVFFAWVLARRMFETSTALYAGIVLSTSPLVVIFARDVIFDMMLTLFVTGAMVCYWLREAGSENQKLLDILFFAALGLATLTKGPVGFLLPLLSIAVYQALRRKFSRLKDLNWLVGLAAFFAITLPWFIAVSVRHPDFPGYAFWQESLQRFATGHSHRTGHIYYYFIIYLAGFLPWSFFLLYAAVHRARRWRDLQQEQHAPTLFLLSWAGVVFVFFTISQSKLPGYFLPAMVPLGILMAKVWTGPEPRKESRTPDWLTGGFATLIALGIIVAAAPHFQRFLFPRGHLETKMPHEVFVLLGPTLLYSGVILAALGVIGRNLCSRAREKNPTVIMFVLLACCFPLMLVRWFRPLELFASAKSSRALAQTILASPQRNYPIYGYYYFRTGLPFYLRRPIGLISSTADELTSNYIVTKWPGISREAENGQLPQNLFPPEMDGMPLVMDKDEWLAKRPSTPVLVLVRNIQVAQMASAVREMNPMWTGWQYSVWEIPAGSGPPSAPGKSN, encoded by the coding sequence ATGAACCCTTTGAGTGGTGAAATCCTTTCAAATCTATGTGAAGCGGTGCCTGCGAATACGACCGGTCGTAAAATTCCAGCAGTTCATTTCGTTGTCCTGATGGTGGTAGCTGCCTGCATGTTTTTTGTGGGTATTGGGCGCCTTGCCTTGATCGAGCCCGATGAGGGAAGGAATGCGGAGGTCGCCCGTGAAATGCTTGCCAGAGGTGACTGGATCACTCCGCACTTTAACAACTTTGCCTACCTGGACAAGCCTCCTGTTTTTTTCTGGGCGGTAGCCTCAACGTTTAAGGTGGCGGGGTTGTCTGAAGCCAGTGCGCGCTTCCCCTCAGCGCTGGCGGCCCTTCTGACGGTTTTCTTTGCGTGGGTGCTTGCGCGCAGGATGTTTGAAACCTCAACGGCCCTTTATGCGGGAATTGTTCTGTCAACTTCACCACTAGTAGTGATTTTTGCACGCGACGTCATCTTCGACATGATGCTCACCCTTTTTGTCACCGGAGCGATGGTCTGTTATTGGCTGCGGGAAGCCGGATCCGAAAACCAAAAGTTACTCGACATCCTGTTTTTCGCGGCATTGGGCCTGGCAACCCTCACGAAGGGCCCTGTGGGATTTCTGCTGCCGTTGCTTTCCATCGCAGTCTACCAGGCGTTGCGCAGGAAATTCTCCCGCCTGAAAGACTTGAACTGGCTTGTCGGCCTGGCGGCGTTCTTTGCCATAACGCTACCCTGGTTTATCGCGGTGTCAGTTCGGCACCCTGACTTTCCGGGATACGCCTTCTGGCAGGAAAGCCTGCAAAGGTTTGCCACAGGGCATTCTCACCGTACAGGCCACATCTACTACTACTTCATCATCTATCTTGCGGGTTTTCTCCCATGGAGCTTCTTCCTTCTCTACGCCGCCGTCCACCGGGCCAGAAGGTGGAGAGATCTCCAGCAGGAGCAGCATGCTCCAACCCTTTTCCTACTGAGTTGGGCGGGAGTAGTTTTCGTTTTTTTTACGATTTCACAATCCAAGCTTCCGGGCTACTTTCTTCCCGCTATGGTCCCACTCGGCATTTTGATGGCGAAAGTGTGGACGGGGCCTGAACCCCGGAAAGAATCGCGAACACCCGACTGGCTTACAGGCGGCTTTGCCACCTTAATTGCACTGGGAATCATCGTTGCGGCAGCCCCTCACTTCCAACGCTTTCTTTTCCCGCGTGGCCACCTCGAAACAAAAATGCCCCATGAAGTTTTCGTCTTGCTGGGTCCCACATTGCTTTATTCCGGAGTCATCCTGGCTGCATTGGGAGTCATCGGACGGAATCTCTGTTCGCGGGCCAGAGAGAAAAATCCCACCGTCATTATGTTCGTTCTGCTTGCATGCTGTTTTCCACTGATGCTCGTTCGGTGGTTTCGTCCGCTCGAGCTTTTTGCTTCCGCAAAATCAAGCCGGGCGCTTGCACAGACCATTCTTGCCAGTCCACAACGAAATTATCCAATTTATGGCTATTATTACTTTCGAACGGGACTACCTTTCTATTTACGGAGGCCGATAGGTCTGATTTCTTCCACAGCGGATGAATTGACCAGCAATTACATTGTGACGAAGTGGCCCGGAATTAGCCGTGAAGCCGAAAACGGACAATTACCCCAAAACCTTTTTCCTCCAGAGATGGACGGTATGCCTCTGGTAATGGATAAGGACGAATGGTTGGCGAAACGGCCTTCAACACCCGTGCTCGTGCTGGTAAGAAACATCCAAGTGGCACAAATGGCCAGCGCTGTTCGCGAAATGAATCCGATGTGGACAGGGTGGCAATATTCCGTCTGGGAGATACCCGCCGGCTCAGGCCCGCCCAGCGCCCCGGGAAAGAGTAACTGA
- a CDS encoding glycosyltransferase: MQSLSIVIPIYNEEGNIGPLVTRISEAMSGWEGTVEILFVEDGSSDRTLELLKESQAKDSRIRIAHFHTNMGQTAAMAAGFRLARGEILATLDADLQNDPMEIPRLAEMLDGWDLVCGVRTRRKDNLWKRISSLIGNAFRNWATGDNITDTGCTLKVYRRECLDGLELYKGMHRFLPTLIKMRGYRVTQVPVSHHPRFAGETKYGTWGRLVKGLEDVWAVRWMKRNHISFESKLQLIERESGAYNTVHMNGTEEK, from the coding sequence ATGCAGAGTCTTTCAATCGTCATTCCGATTTACAACGAGGAGGGCAATATCGGTCCCCTTGTCACCCGCATTTCGGAGGCCATGTCTGGATGGGAAGGCACAGTTGAGATTCTCTTTGTTGAGGACGGCAGCAGTGATCGAACTCTGGAATTGCTGAAGGAATCTCAGGCCAAAGACTCGAGGATTCGGATTGCTCATTTCCACACCAATATGGGGCAGACCGCTGCAATGGCAGCAGGTTTCCGGCTGGCGCGCGGTGAAATCCTAGCAACCCTTGACGCTGACCTTCAAAACGACCCCATGGAAATTCCCCGGCTGGCTGAAATGCTGGATGGCTGGGACTTGGTATGTGGAGTCCGTACACGACGCAAGGACAATCTGTGGAAGCGGATCTCATCACTCATCGGAAACGCTTTCCGGAACTGGGCGACGGGCGACAACATTACTGATACCGGGTGCACGTTAAAAGTCTACCGGCGAGAATGTCTGGACGGCCTGGAACTTTATAAGGGAATGCACCGCTTTCTCCCCACACTGATCAAGATGCGGGGGTACCGCGTGACGCAGGTGCCCGTGTCCCATCATCCACGGTTCGCGGGAGAGACCAAGTACGGCACTTGGGGCCGGCTGGTGAAAGGGCTTGAAGACGTCTGGGCCGTTCGGTGGATGAAAAGGAACCATATAAGTTTCGAATCCAAGCTGCAGCTGATCGAGAGGGAATCCGGCGCGTACAACACAGTCCACATGAATGGGACAGAGGAAAAGTGA
- a CDS encoding BON domain-containing protein yields MIHPQNRVAALVAALVLTFGSCSLFKSSSAPNDEAIVASIQAKLYQDPVLKTRDVRVISQQGVVALSGTVGSDQEKSAIEQFAHSADGVKQVIDQLAVNAPQQAAAEVPAQPEPRATRRHSRARAESGSPSGSQPQAPAPVERSSPSAAQAPNTPPPAPQPVEVTIPAGTVISVRTVDPIDSSTNKTGDEFAATVDSQIEENGQIIVPRYARARLQLVAARSAGHIKGQSEVELQLVGLTVNGKNYAVSTGVYQQEGSSRGKQTAKRVGIGAAVGGIIGAIAGGGKGAAIGAGIGAGAGTGVQMATKGQTVKIPPETKLDFTLSSPLNVTVNP; encoded by the coding sequence ATGATCCATCCTCAGAACCGCGTAGCAGCCTTAGTAGCAGCCCTTGTGCTTACTTTCGGCAGCTGCAGCCTGTTCAAAAGTTCAAGTGCGCCGAACGACGAAGCAATTGTTGCTTCCATCCAGGCAAAACTCTATCAAGACCCCGTCTTGAAGACGCGCGATGTCCGCGTGATTTCGCAGCAGGGAGTCGTTGCCTTGTCGGGCACGGTGGGCAGCGACCAGGAAAAGTCTGCGATCGAGCAATTTGCTCACAGCGCAGATGGTGTCAAACAGGTGATCGACCAGCTAGCGGTCAATGCTCCTCAGCAGGCCGCTGCGGAAGTCCCTGCGCAACCCGAACCAAGGGCCACACGGCGCCATTCCCGCGCAAGGGCAGAGAGCGGGTCTCCATCTGGATCGCAGCCTCAGGCCCCGGCGCCTGTTGAGCGGAGCTCTCCATCTGCTGCGCAGGCCCCGAATACCCCTCCCCCAGCGCCCCAGCCAGTTGAAGTTACCATCCCGGCGGGGACGGTTATCAGTGTGCGAACAGTGGATCCTATCGACTCCTCAACCAACAAAACTGGAGACGAATTCGCAGCAACCGTCGATTCGCAAATTGAAGAGAACGGCCAGATCATTGTCCCTCGCTATGCCAGAGCGCGTTTGCAGCTTGTTGCTGCGCGGAGTGCTGGCCACATTAAAGGGCAGTCGGAAGTTGAGCTGCAACTGGTCGGCCTGACCGTAAATGGCAAGAACTACGCCGTGAGCACCGGAGTTTATCAGCAGGAAGGATCCTCCCGGGGAAAGCAAACCGCCAAAAGAGTTGGCATCGGCGCTGCTGTGGGAGGAATTATTGGCGCCATTGCTGGAGGCGGTAAAGGCGCTGCGATTGGCGCAGGCATCGGCGCGGGGGCCGGGACGGGAGTCCAAATGGCGACGAAAGGACAGACCGTCAAGATCCCTCCGGAGACAAAGTTAGACTTCACCCTAAGCAGCCCTCTAAACGTCACAGTGAATCCGTAG